One window from the genome of Helicobacter pylori encodes:
- the proC gene encoding pyrroline-5-carboxylate reductase, with protein MEILQFIGYGNMAQAILEGSHEILSKRFILEITGRNPEKIAPFLQEKNIQAQIVPYKEAIDIHQKFVFLLFKPYNLKDFNYQGQAKSVLSALAGVGFEALSDAIDSLHYLKCMPNIASKFALSSTAVCEKSVAPSISQKALSVIESFGNCVRVGNEEQVDSSVATNGSALAFLSLVASSLKDAGIREGLNARDSLELVKMSFKGFAKLLEKERPEMIIEQICTPKGATIEGLSVLEKKGVRGAFIQACHESVKKMRL; from the coding sequence ATGGAAATCTTACAATTCATCGGCTATGGGAATATGGCTCAAGCGATCTTAGAAGGCTCTCATGAAATTTTATCCAAGCGTTTTATTTTAGAAATTACCGGGCGAAACCCTGAAAAAATCGCCCCCTTTTTACAAGAAAAAAACATTCAAGCCCAAATCGTGCCTTACAAAGAAGCTATTGATATACACCAAAAATTCGTGTTTTTATTGTTTAAGCCTTACAACCTTAAGGATTTTAATTATCAAGGGCAAGCTAAAAGCGTTTTGAGCGCACTAGCTGGCGTGGGTTTTGAAGCTTTAAGTGATGCGATAGATTCTTTACATTACTTAAAATGCATGCCCAATATCGCAAGCAAGTTCGCCCTTTCTTCTACGGCAGTGTGTGAAAAATCGGTTGCACCTTCAATAAGCCAAAAGGCTTTGAGTGTTATTGAGAGTTTTGGGAATTGCGTGCGAGTGGGCAATGAAGAGCAGGTTGATTCTAGCGTGGCGACAAATGGGAGCGCGCTCGCGTTTTTAAGCTTGGTAGCGAGCAGTTTGAAAGATGCCGGTATTAGAGAGGGCTTGAACGCTAGAGATTCTTTAGAATTGGTGAAGATGAGTTTCAAAGGCTTTGCCAAGCTGTTAGAAAAAGAACGCCCTGAAATGATTATAGAGCAAATTTGCACCCCTAAAGGCGCAACAATTGAAGGCTTGAGCGTTTTAGAAAAAAAGGGGGTTAGGGGAGCGTTTATACAAGCATGTCATGAGAGCGTGAAAAAAATGCGCCTCTAA
- a CDS encoding DedA family protein, whose translation MQEALLRFQEGFKEWGYLILFLYSLGGGYVGIVIASILSATTHALDIKITILVAFLGNMVGSGALVIFARYQKREFLKYFQKHRRKLALASLWVKRYAFLMIFVNKYLYGIKSVVPLAIGFSKYPLKRFLWLNVFSSFLWALIVGSVSFKASDWVKTLYERLSHYTSFFIISFVLIALLIWFLLKRYSRKMGF comes from the coding sequence ATGCAAGAAGCGTTGTTGCGTTTTCAAGAGGGCTTTAAAGAGTGGGGTTATCTTATTTTGTTTTTATATTCTTTAGGGGGTGGGTATGTGGGGATTGTCATCGCCTCTATTTTGAGCGCTACCACGCACGCTTTGGATATAAAAATAACGATTTTAGTCGCTTTTTTAGGAAACATGGTAGGGAGTGGGGCTCTTGTAATCTTTGCCCGCTATCAAAAAAGAGAGTTTTTAAAGTATTTCCAAAAGCATAGAAGAAAGCTTGCTTTAGCGAGTTTGTGGGTGAAACGCTACGCTTTTTTAATGATTTTTGTCAATAAATATCTCTATGGGATTAAAAGCGTTGTGCCTTTGGCAATTGGTTTTAGCAAATACCCTTTAAAAAGATTTTTATGGCTTAATGTTTTTTCCAGTTTTTTGTGGGCGTTAATCGTGGGGAGCGTTTCTTTTAAAGCGAGCGATTGGGTGAAAACGCTGTACGAAAGGCTTTCTCATTACACTTCGTTTTTTATCATAAGTTTTGTTCTTATAGCGCTTTTAATATGGTTTTTATTGAAACGATATTCGCGCAAAATGGGTTTTTAA
- a CDS encoding HP1165 family MFS efflux transporter: MLRKNILAYYGANFLLIIAQSLPHAILTPLLLSKGLSLSEILLVQTFFSFCVLVAEYPSGVLADLMSRKNLFLVSNAFLIASFSFVLFFDSFILMLLAWGLYGLYSACSSGTIEASLITDIKENKKDLSKFLAKNNQIAYLGMIIGSSLGSFLYLKIHAMLYIVGIFLIMLCALTIIIYFKEKEGDFKSQKSLKLLKEQVKGSLKELKDNPKLKILLVGHLITPVFFMSHFQMWQAYFLKQGVKEQYLFVFYIAFQVISILIHFLKAKNYSQKIALSSLLVLLGVSPLLLSNIPYCFIGVYALMVAFFAYMSYCLGYQFSKFVSKNNISSLSSLLSSCVRVVSVLVLSLSSLELRYFSPLTIITMHFALTLLMLFFFLYKAKPFDE; encoded by the coding sequence ATGTTAAGAAAAAACATTTTAGCTTACTATGGGGCGAATTTTCTCTTAATCATCGCTCAAAGCTTGCCCCATGCGATTTTAACCCCCTTGTTGCTTTCTAAAGGGCTTAGTTTGAGTGAAATCTTGCTCGTGCAAACCTTTTTTAGCTTTTGCGTGCTGGTGGCTGAATACCCAAGCGGTGTTTTAGCGGATTTGATGAGCCGGAAAAACCTATTCCTGGTTTCTAATGCCTTTTTAATCGCTAGTTTTTCGTTTGTGCTGTTTTTTGATAGTTTTATCCTCATGCTTTTAGCGTGGGGGTTGTATGGTTTGTATAGCGCATGCTCTAGCGGCACGATTGAAGCTTCACTCATCACAGACATTAAAGAAAATAAAAAAGATTTATCCAAGTTTTTAGCCAAAAACAATCAAATCGCTTATTTAGGCATGATTATAGGGAGCTCTTTGGGATCGTTTTTGTATCTCAAAATCCATGCGATGCTGTATATCGTGGGGATTTTTTTAATCATGCTCTGTGCACTAACGATCATCATTTATTTTAAAGAGAAAGAAGGGGATTTTAAAAGCCAAAAAAGCCTGAAACTCCTAAAAGAGCAAGTCAAAGGCAGCCTTAAAGAGCTTAAAGATAACCCCAAGCTTAAAATTTTATTAGTGGGGCATTTGATTACGCCCGTCTTTTTTATGAGCCATTTTCAAATGTGGCAAGCGTATTTTTTAAAACAAGGCGTTAAAGAGCAATACCTTTTTGTGTTTTATATCGCTTTTCAAGTGATTTCTATCCTCATTCATTTTTTAAAAGCCAAAAATTACAGCCAAAAAATCGCCCTGAGTTCGCTTTTGGTGTTGCTAGGCGTTAGCCCCTTATTGCTTAGCAATATCCCTTATTGTTTCATAGGGGTGTATGCACTCATGGTGGCGTTTTTTGCTTACATGAGTTATTGCTTGGGGTATCAATTCTCCAAATTCGTTTCTAAAAACAACATTTCATCGCTCTCATCGCTTTTATCAAGCTGTGTGCGTGTGGTCTCTGTATTAGTTTTATCGCTCAGCAGTTTGGAACTGCGTTACTTCTCGCCCCTAACTATCATCACCATGCATTTTGCCCTAACGCTTCTCATGCTCTTTTTCTTTTTGTATAAGGCTAAGCCGTTTGATGAGTGA
- the ccoS gene encoding cbb3-type cytochrome oxidase assembly protein CcoS, with protein sequence MNTEILTIMLVVSVLMGLVGLIAFLWGVKSGQFDDEKRMLESVLYDSASDLNEAILQEKRQKN encoded by the coding sequence ATGAATACAGAAATTTTAACCATCATGTTAGTTGTCTCAGTGCTTATGGGATTGGTAGGCTTAATAGCGTTTTTATGGGGGGTTAAAAGCGGTCAGTTTGACGATGAAAAACGCATGCTTGAAAGCGTGTTGTATGACAGCGCGAGCGATTTGAACGAAGCGATTTTACAAGAAAAACGCCAAAAGAATTAA
- a CDS encoding flavodoxin — MGKIGIFFGTDSGNAEAIAEKISKAIGNAEVIDVAKASKEQFNGFAKVILVAPTAGAGDLQTDWEDFLGTLEASDFANKTIGLVGLGDQDTYSETFAEGIFHIYEKAKAGKVVGQTPTDGYHFEASKAVEGGKFVGLVIDEDNQDDLTDERISKWVEQVKGSFA, encoded by the coding sequence ATGGGAAAAATTGGTATCTTTTTTGGGACAGACAGCGGGAACGCTGAAGCTATCGCTGAAAAAATCAGCAAGGCTATTGGTAATGCGGAAGTGATTGATGTGGCTAAGGCTTCTAAAGAGCAATTTAATGGCTTTGCAAAGGTTATTCTAGTCGCTCCAACAGCTGGTGCGGGCGATTTGCAAACAGATTGGGAAGACTTTTTAGGCACACTAGAAGCGAGCGACTTTGCGAATAAAACCATTGGACTTGTAGGCTTAGGCGATCAAGACACTTACAGCGAAACTTTTGCGGAAGGTATTTTCCACATTTATGAAAAAGCTAAAGCCGGCAAAGTGGTAGGGCAAACTCCCACTGATGGTTATCATTTTGAAGCTTCTAAAGCGGTAGAAGGAGGTAAATTTGTGGGTCTTGTGATTGATGAAGACAATCAAGACGATCTCACTGATGAGAGGATTTCAAAATGGGTAGAACAAGTTAAAGGTTCTTTCGCTTAA
- the fic gene encoding protein adenylyltransferase Fic: MHLDRQSLEKAKHLIQSGLIDTIEVGTIKGLQEIHRFLFEGLYEFAGKIRDKNISKGNFRFANCLYLDLILPRIESMPQSNFNQIIEKYVEMNIAHPFLEGNGRATRIWLDLLLKKELKKIVLWDRIDKAAYLSAMERSPVNDLEIKTLLKKYLSSNTNDPLTLIKGITQSYYYEGL, translated from the coding sequence ATGCATTTAGACAGGCAGAGTTTAGAAAAAGCCAAGCATTTGATCCAAAGCGGTCTGATTGACACCATAGAAGTAGGCACGATCAAGGGCTTGCAAGAAATCCATCGGTTTTTGTTTGAAGGGTTGTATGAATTTGCCGGGAAAATCAGGGATAAAAATATTTCTAAAGGGAATTTCAGGTTCGCTAATTGCTTGTATTTGGATTTGATTTTACCCAGAATTGAGAGCATGCCACAAAGCAATTTCAATCAAATCATAGAAAAATATGTGGAAATGAATATCGCTCACCCTTTTTTGGAGGGTAATGGCAGAGCGACTAGAATATGGCTTGATTTGTTGCTTAAAAAGGAATTGAAAAAAATCGTGCTTTGGGATAGGATTGATAAAGCCGCTTATTTGAGCGCTATGGAAAGGAGTCCTGTGAATGATTTGGAAATCAAAACGCTTTTAAAAAAATATTTGAGTTCTAATACCAACGATCCCTTAACTCTCATTAAAGGCATCACGCAGTCGTATTATTATGAAGGGCTTTGA
- the pgi gene encoding glucose-6-phosphate isomerase, protein MLTQLKTYPKLLKHYEEIKEMHMRDWFSKDKERASRYFVQLESLSLDYSKNRLNDTTLKLLFELANDCSLKEKIEAMFKGEKINTTEKRAVLHTALRSLNDTEILLDNMEVLKSVRSVLKRMRAFSDSVRSGKRLGYTNQVITDIVNIGIGGSDLGALMVCTALKRYGHPRLKMHFVSNVDGTQILDVLEKINPASTLFIVASKTFSTQETLTNALTARKWFVERSGDEKHIAKHFVAVSTNKEAVQQFGIDEHNMFEFWDFVGGRYSLWSAIGLSIMIYLGKKNFNALLKGAYLMDEHFRNAPFESNLPVLMGLIGVWYINFFQSKSHLIAPYDQYLRHFPKFIQQLDMESNGKRISKKGEIIPYDTCPVVWGDMGINAQHAFFQLLHQGTHLIPIDFIASLDKKPNAKGHHEILFSNVLAQAQAFMKGKSYEEALGELLSKGLDKDEAKDLAHHRVFFGNRPSNILLLEKISPSNIGALVALYEHKVFVQGVIWDINSFDQWGVELGKELAVPILQELEGHKSNAYFDSSTKHLIELYKNYNQ, encoded by the coding sequence ATGCTAACCCAATTAAAAACTTATCCAAAATTACTCAAACATTATGAAGAAATTAAAGAAATGCACATGCGCGACTGGTTTTCTAAAGACAAAGAGCGAGCGAGCCGTTATTTCGTGCAATTGGAAAGCTTGAGCTTGGATTATTCCAAAAACCGCCTGAACGATACCACTTTAAAGCTTCTTTTTGAATTAGCGAATGACTGCTCTTTAAAAGAAAAGATTGAGGCGATGTTTAAGGGCGAAAAAATCAACACCACCGAAAAAAGGGCCGTTTTACACACCGCTTTAAGAAGCTTGAATGACACTGAAATTTTACTAGACAACATGGAAGTGTTAAAAAGTGTTAGGAGCGTTTTAAAACGCATGCGAGCCTTTAGCGATAGCGTGAGGAGCGGTAAAAGATTAGGCTATACCAATCAAGTGATCACCGATATTGTCAATATCGGCATTGGGGGGTCAGATTTGGGCGCTTTAATGGTTTGCACCGCCTTAAAACGCTACGGCCACCCGAGATTAAAAATGCATTTTGTGTCTAATGTGGATGGCACACAGATTTTAGACGTTTTGGAAAAAATCAATCCGGCTAGCACGCTTTTTATCGTGGCTTCCAAGACTTTTTCCACTCAAGAAACCTTAACCAACGCCCTAACCGCTAGAAAATGGTTTGTAGAAAGAAGCGGCGATGAAAAGCATATCGCTAAACACTTTGTAGCGGTATCCACCAATAAAGAAGCCGTCCAACAATTTGGCATTGACGAGCATAACATGTTTGAATTTTGGGATTTTGTAGGGGGGCGCTATAGCTTGTGGTCGGCTATTGGCTTATCCATTATGATCTATTTAGGGAAGAAAAATTTTAACGCTCTTTTGAAAGGAGCGTATTTGATGGATGAGCATTTTAGAAACGCCCCTTTTGAAAGCAATTTACCCGTTTTAATGGGGCTAATTGGCGTGTGGTATATCAATTTTTTCCAATCCAAAAGCCATTTAATCGCTCCTTACGATCAGTATTTAAGGCATTTCCCTAAATTCATTCAGCAATTAGATATGGAAAGTAATGGCAAACGCATCAGCAAAAAAGGCGAAATCATCCCCTATGACACCTGCCCTGTTGTTTGGGGCGATATGGGCATTAACGCTCAGCATGCCTTTTTCCAGCTCTTGCATCAAGGCACGCATTTAATCCCCATTGATTTTATCGCTTCCTTAGATAAAAAGCCTAACGCTAAAGGCCACCATGAGATTTTATTCAGCAATGTTTTAGCGCAAGCGCAAGCCTTCATGAAAGGCAAAAGCTATGAAGAAGCGCTTGGGGAATTGCTTTCTAAAGGCTTAGACAAAGATGAAGCCAAAGATTTAGCCCACCACAGGGTGTTTTTTGGCAACCGCCCCTCTAATATCCTTTTATTAGAAAAGATTTCACCAAGCAATATTGGGGCGTTAGTGGCTCTTTATGAGCATAAAGTCTTTGTGCAAGGGGTTATTTGGGATATTAACAGCTTTGATCAATGGGGCGTGGAGCTTGGGAAAGAGTTAGCCGTGCCGATTTTACAAGAATTAGAAGGGCATAAAAGCAACGCTTATTTTGACAGCTCCACTAAGCATTTAATAGAATTGTATAAGAATTACAACCAATAG
- a CDS encoding carbon starvation CstA family protein, translating to MIKQSLNGEDMQKSLVSLAWVFVAILGAICLGVLALHKGESINTLWLVVASACIYSIGYRFYSHFIAYKVLKLDDNRATPACVRNDGKDFVPTDKAITFGHHFAAIAGAGPLVGPILAAQMGYLPSILWILIGSVLGGCVHDFVVLFASIRRDGKSLGEMIKLEMGQFVGMIASLGILGIMLIIIAILAMVVVKALAHSPWGFFTIAMTIPIAILMGLYMRFFRPHKILEVSVIGFILLIIAIYAGKYVSLDPKLASIFTFEASSLAWMIMGYGFVASILPVWFLLAPRDYLSTFLKIGVIGVLVVAIVFVAPPLQIPKITPFVDGSGPVFAGSVFPFLFITVACGTISGFHALISSGTTPKMLAKESDARLVGYGSMVMESVVALMALVCAGILHPGLYFAINSPEVSIGKDIADAASVISSWGFSISAEEIREMTKNIGESSILSRTGGAPTFAIGLAMIVYHILGDPSVMAFWYHFAILFEALFILTAVDAGTRTARFMIQDLLGNVYKPLGDLSSYKAGIFATLLCVAGWGYFLYQGTIDPKGGIYTLWPLFGVSNQMLAGMALLLVTVVLFKMGRFKGAMVSTLPAVLILFITFYSGILKVMPKSDDSVLNNVSHVAQMQIIKEKMATTTDEKALKTLQKSFFNHAIDAILCVFFMLVALLVLIVSVRICSNAYFKNQIYPPLAETPYIKAA from the coding sequence ATGATTAAACAATCATTAAATGGAGAGGACATGCAAAAAAGTTTAGTTTCTTTGGCTTGGGTCTTTGTCGCTATTTTAGGGGCGATCTGTTTAGGGGTGTTAGCCTTACACAAGGGCGAGAGCATTAACACGCTATGGCTTGTAGTAGCGAGCGCTTGTATTTATAGCATAGGCTATCGTTTTTATAGCCATTTTATCGCTTATAAGGTGTTAAAGCTAGACGATAACAGAGCCACGCCCGCATGCGTAAGGAATGACGGCAAGGATTTTGTGCCAACCGATAAAGCCATCACCTTTGGGCATCATTTCGCCGCTATTGCTGGGGCTGGCCCTTTAGTAGGCCCGATACTAGCCGCTCAAATGGGTTACTTGCCTTCTATCTTATGGATTTTGATAGGCTCGGTTTTAGGGGGTTGCGTGCATGATTTTGTGGTGCTTTTTGCTTCTATTAGGCGCGATGGCAAGTCTTTAGGCGAAATGATCAAGCTTGAAATGGGTCAATTTGTAGGCATGATCGCAAGTCTTGGGATTTTAGGGATCATGCTCATCATCATTGCGATTTTAGCGATGGTGGTGGTGAAGGCTTTGGCGCATTCGCCTTGGGGCTTTTTTACGATCGCTATGACCATTCCCATTGCGATTCTTATGGGGCTTTACATGCGGTTTTTCAGGCCGCATAAGATTTTGGAAGTTTCTGTTATTGGATTTATCCTATTGATTATAGCGATTTATGCGGGTAAATACGTTTCTTTAGATCCTAAATTAGCGTCAATATTCACTTTTGAGGCTAGTTCTTTAGCGTGGATGATCATGGGCTATGGGTTTGTGGCTTCTATTTTACCGGTATGGTTTTTACTCGCTCCACGAGATTATTTAAGCACTTTTTTAAAAATTGGCGTTATAGGGGTGTTGGTTGTGGCTATTGTTTTTGTCGCTCCGCCTTTACAAATCCCTAAAATCACGCCCTTTGTAGATGGCAGTGGGCCTGTGTTTGCAGGAAGCGTGTTCCCTTTCTTGTTTATCACGGTGGCTTGCGGGACGATTAGCGGCTTTCATGCTTTAATTTCTTCAGGAACGACCCCTAAAATGCTCGCTAAAGAAAGCGACGCCAGGCTAGTGGGCTATGGCTCTATGGTGATGGAGAGCGTTGTGGCTCTTATGGCGTTGGTGTGTGCAGGGATTTTACACCCAGGGCTTTATTTCGCTATCAATTCCCCAGAAGTGAGCATCGGTAAAGATATAGCTGATGCGGCTTCAGTGATTAGCTCATGGGGGTTTAGCATCAGCGCCGAAGAAATCCGTGAGATGACCAAAAACATCGGTGAAAGCTCCATTTTGAGCCGCACCGGTGGGGCGCCCACTTTTGCGATCGGTTTAGCGATGATCGTGTATCACATTTTAGGGGATCCAAGCGTGATGGCGTTTTGGTACCATTTTGCGATTTTGTTTGAAGCTTTGTTCATTTTAACCGCTGTGGATGCTGGCACACGAACCGCTCGTTTCATGATTCAGGATCTGCTCGGTAATGTTTATAAGCCTTTGGGCGATCTTAGCTCTTATAAGGCTGGGATTTTTGCCACTCTTTTGTGTGTGGCAGGGTGGGGGTATTTCTTGTATCAAGGCACGATCGATCCTAAAGGGGGGATTTATACGCTATGGCCTTTATTTGGCGTGAGTAATCAGATGTTAGCGGGCATGGCGTTGTTGTTGGTTACGGTGGTGTTGTTTAAAATGGGGCGTTTTAAGGGGGCAATGGTAAGCACCTTGCCGGCAGTTTTGATTTTATTTATCACTTTTTATAGCGGTATTTTAAAAGTAATGCCAAAGAGTGATGATAGCGTGCTTAATAACGTTTCGCATGTGGCGCAAATGCAAATCATCAAAGAAAAAATGGCTACCACTACCGATGAAAAAGCGCTAAAAACGCTCCAAAAATCCTTTTTTAACCATGCGATTGATGCGATTTTGTGCGTGTTTTTCATGCTTGTAGCGCTACTGGTTTTAATAGTGAGCGTTAGGATTTGCTCAAACGCTTATTTTAAAAATCAAATTTACCCACCGCTGGCTGAAACGCCCTATATTAAAGCCGCTTGA
- the ybeY gene encoding rRNA maturation RNase YbeY: protein MLEIDNRTPLESDFLLLEKIANVLAPTQIIELVLVSDETMREINRDLRGCDYATDVLSFPLEAIPHTPLGSVVINAPLAQENALKLGHRLEEEIALLFIHGVLHLLGYDHEKDQGEQRQKESELIKIFNLPLSLIERTQD, encoded by the coding sequence ATGCTAGAAATAGACAACCGAACCCCACTAGAATCAGACTTTTTATTATTAGAAAAAATCGCAAATGTTTTAGCCCCCACTCAAATCATTGAGCTTGTTTTGGTGAGCGATGAAACCATGCGAGAAATCAACAGGGATTTAAGGGGTTGCGATTACGCTACCGATGTTTTGAGCTTCCCTTTAGAAGCGATCCCTCACACCCCTTTAGGGAGCGTGGTGATTAATGCGCCATTAGCTCAAGAAAACGCCCTGAAATTAGGGCATAGATTAGAAGAGGAGATCGCTCTTTTATTCATTCATGGGGTGTTGCACTTGTTAGGCTATGACCATGAAAAAGATCAAGGCGAACAACGCCAAAAAGAGAGCGAACTCATTAAAATTTTTAACTTGCCTTTGAGTTTGATTGAACGCACACAGGATTAG
- the hofH gene encoding outer membrane beta-barrel protein HofH, with translation MKKASQVLFFGAFLSSSLQGFEAKLNGFVDQSSTIGFNQHKINKERGIYPMQQFATIAGYLGLGFSLLPKKVSDHVLKGKIGGMVGSIFYDGTKKFEDGSVAYNLFGYYDGFMGGYTNILQSDDLATENMKYNQNVRNYVFSDAYLEYAYKNYFEIKAGRYLSTMPYKSGQTQGFQVSGQYKHARLTWFSSFGRAFAYGSFLMDWFAARTTYSGGFTKNDKGGYDSHGRKVLYGTHAVQLTYKPQRFLVEAFYYFSPQIFNAPGVKIGWDSNPNFSGTGFRSDTSITGFFPIYYPWMIVKADGSPVYKYDTPATQNGQNLMIRQRFDINNYNVSIAFYKVFQNANGWIGNMGNPSGVIMGSNSVYAGFTGTALKRDAATIFLSCGGTHFAKKFTWKFATQYSNSVVSWEARAMISLGYKFTEYLSGSVDLAYYGVYTNKGFKPGENGPVPKDFPALYSDRSALYTALVASF, from the coding sequence ATGAAAAAGGCAAGTCAGGTTTTATTCTTTGGGGCATTTTTAAGCTCTTCTTTACAAGGTTTTGAAGCTAAGCTCAACGGCTTTGTGGATCAATCCAGCACGATCGGTTTTAACCAGCATAAAATCAATAAAGAAAGAGGCATCTACCCTATGCAGCAATTCGCAACGATTGCAGGCTATTTAGGGCTTGGTTTTAGCCTGTTACCCAAAAAGGTTTCAGATCATGTTCTAAAAGGCAAAATAGGGGGCATGGTCGGATCTATTTTCTATGACGGCACGAAGAAGTTTGAAGACGGCTCTGTGGCTTACAACCTCTTTGGTTATTACGATGGGTTCATGGGGGGTTATACAAACATCTTACAAAGCGATGATTTAGCGACAGAAAACATGAAATACAACCAGAATGTCCGCAATTATGTCTTTAGCGATGCGTATTTGGAATACGCTTATAAGAATTATTTTGAAATAAAAGCCGGACGCTATCTCTCCACTATGCCTTATAAAAGCGGTCAAACGCAAGGCTTTCAAGTCTCTGGGCAATACAAGCATGCGCGCTTGACTTGGTTTAGCTCTTTTGGGAGGGCGTTCGCTTACGGTTCGTTTTTGATGGATTGGTTTGCCGCACGGACCACTTATAGCGGAGGCTTTACCAAAAACGATAAGGGAGGTTATGATAGCCATGGGCGAAAGGTGCTTTATGGCACGCATGCGGTGCAACTCACCTATAAACCCCAGCGTTTTTTGGTGGAAGCTTTTTATTACTTTTCGCCTCAAATCTTTAACGCTCCGGGCGTTAAGATCGGTTGGGACTCTAACCCCAATTTTAGCGGCACAGGTTTTCGCTCAGATACGAGCATCACAGGGTTTTTCCCCATTTACTACCCTTGGATGATTGTTAAAGCGGATGGGAGTCCGGTCTATAAATACGACACGCCAGCCACTCAAAACGGGCAAAATCTCATGATTCGCCAACGCTTTGATATAAACAATTACAATGTTTCCATCGCTTTTTATAAAGTCTTTCAAAACGCTAATGGTTGGATAGGCAACATGGGGAATCCAAGCGGTGTGATCATGGGGAGTAACAGCGTCTATGCGGGTTTTACAGGCACAGCCCTTAAAAGAGATGCTGCTACCATTTTCCTTTCTTGTGGCGGCACTCATTTTGCCAAAAAATTCACATGGAAATTCGCCACACAATACTCCAATTCAGTAGTCTCTTGGGAAGCGAGAGCGATGATCTCTTTAGGTTATAAATTCACTGAATACTTGAGCGGTAGCGTGGATCTTGCATATTATGGCGTGTATACTAACAAAGGCTTTAAACCGGGTGAAAACGGGCCTGTGCCTAAAGACTTCCCCGCCCTTTATTCTGACAGGAGCGCGTTATACACGGCTCTAGTAGCATCTTTTTGA
- a CDS encoding NAD(P)-binding domain-containing protein, with translation MNQEILDVLIVGAGPGGIATAVECEIAGVKKVLLCEKTESHSGMLEKFYKAGKRIDKDYKKQVVELRGHIPFKDSFKEETLENFTNLLKEHRITPSYKTDIESVKKEGEYFKITTTSNTTYHAKFVVVAIGKMGQPNRPTYKIPVALSKQVVFSINDCKENEKTLVIGGGNSAVEYAIALCKTTPTTLNYRKKEFSRINEDNAKNLQEVLDNNTLKSKLGVDIESLEEDNTQIKVNFTDNTSESFDRLLYAIGGSTPLEFFKRCSLELDPSTNIPVVKENLESNNIPNLFIVGDILFKSGASIATALNHGYDVALEIAKRLHS, from the coding sequence ATGAACCAAGAAATTTTAGACGTGTTGATAGTGGGTGCAGGGCCTGGGGGCATTGCCACGGCCGTAGAATGCGAAATAGCCGGCGTTAAAAAAGTGCTTTTATGCGAAAAAACCGAAAGCCATTCAGGCATGCTGGAAAAGTTTTATAAAGCCGGTAAAAGGATTGATAAAGATTATAAAAAGCAAGTCGTAGAGCTTAGAGGGCATATCCCCTTTAAAGACAGCTTTAAAGAAGAGACTTTAGAGAATTTCACTAACCTTTTAAAAGAGCACCGCATCACGCCAAGCTATAAAACCGATATTGAGAGCGTGAAAAAAGAAGGCGAATACTTTAAAATCACCACCACTTCTAACACAACCTATCATGCTAAATTTGTGGTGGTTGCGATCGGGAAAATGGGCCAGCCAAACCGCCCTACTTATAAAATCCCTGTTGCACTCTCTAAACAAGTGGTTTTTAGCATCAATGATTGTAAGGAAAATGAAAAAACCCTTGTGATCGGCGGAGGCAATTCAGCGGTGGAATACGCCATTGCTTTGTGCAAAACCACCCCTACCACCCTCAATTACCGCAAAAAAGAATTCAGCCGCATCAATGAAGACAACGCTAAAAACTTGCAAGAAGTCCTAGACAATAACACGCTTAAAAGCAAGCTTGGAGTGGATATTGAAAGCCTAGAAGAAGATAACACTCAAATTAAGGTGAATTTCACCGATAACACGAGCGAGAGTTTTGATCGCTTGCTGTATGCGATCGGTGGCTCTACCCCTTTAGAGTTTTTTAAACGCTGTTCTTTAGAATTAGATCCTAGCACCAATATCCCTGTAGTGAAAGAAAATTTAGAGAGCAACAATATCCCTAATTTGTTCATCGTGGGCGATATTTTATTCAAATCAGGGGCGAGCATCGCTACCGCACTCAATCATGGCTATGATGTCGCTTTAGAAATCGCTAAAAGGTTGCACTCTTAA